In Daphnia pulicaria isolate SC F1-1A chromosome 9, SC_F0-13Bv2, whole genome shotgun sequence, a single genomic region encodes these proteins:
- the LOC124313475 gene encoding shematrin-like protein 2 isoform X1 gives MSRIFMFMLLVAVAVALPYPQDAAAPAVPAAAVPGADGLTADLRHHHGHNSGGYGAGYNQGYGGYNQGYGGHNQGYGGYNQQGYGGYNQGYGNNYNNGGYGSYGGLGWREGQKPGDTAAPVDPAATGQVTFQ, from the exons atgtcTCGAATTTTCATG TTTATGCTGTTGGTGGCCGTTGCTGTGGCCTTGCCTTACCCTCAAGACGCTGCTGCTCCCGCCGTTCCTGCCGCAGCTGTTCCAGGTGCGGATGGTTTAACAGCTGACCTCCGTCATCACCATGGTCACAACAGCGGCGGATATGGGGCTGGATATAATCAAGGATACGGCGGATATAATCAAGGATACGGCGGACATAATCAAGGATACGGTGGATACAACCAGCAGGGATATGGCGGATACAACCAGGGATATGGAAACAACTACAACA ATGGAGGTTACGGCAGTTACGGTGGACTCGGATGGAGAGAAGGACAGAAACCAGGGGATACCGCCGCTCCAGTTGATCCTGCAGCCACTGGACAAGTGACTTTCCAGTAG
- the LOC124313475 gene encoding glycine-rich protein HC1-like isoform X2 yields the protein MSRIFMFMLLVAVAVALPYPQDAAAPAVPAAAVPGADGLTADLRHHHGHNSGGYGAGYNQGYGGYNQGYGGHNQGYGGYNQQGYGGYNQGYGNNYKNRWRLRQLRWTRMERRTETRGYRRSS from the exons atgtcTCGAATTTTCATG TTTATGCTGTTGGTGGCCGTTGCTGTGGCCTTGCCTTACCCTCAAGACGCTGCTGCTCCCGCCGTTCCTGCCGCAGCTGTTCCAGGTGCGGATGGTTTAACAGCTGACCTCCGTCATCACCATGGTCACAACAGCGGCGGATATGGGGCTGGATATAATCAAGGATACGGCGGATATAATCAAGGATACGGCGGACATAATCAAGGATACGGTGGATACAACCAGCAGGGATATGGCGGATACAACCAGGGATATGGAAACAACTA caaaaacagATGGAGGTTACGGCAGTTACGGTGGACTCGGATGGAGAGAAGGACAGAAACCAGGGGATACCGCCGCTCCAGTTGA
- the LOC124313280 gene encoding uncharacterized protein LOC124313280 isoform X1 yields the protein MKSQKMWVVILAVVFSDAFAAPMAVTTVKPQTTPANPGLEVQELIILRDYYKNKPADSENSKKEKAQKLKEYEDRLAPKQANLYNLAYAAYLLNPKYDISLYSTDPFSKENATGEFPAIQKYKDKINYYQDKCPFQFKGNYLLARDMGMDVEFKQDGSPYGTPVFGQFGKAQAFYNDLWAKRNLPYTMDEYPILRDHWQKLLNQRIELDKTRKPSQAELLAYDKYLKGPEPKGGFTLPFWIPPTPPPKKWVSVEYFCGGGKGGGNWCTKWVWQ from the exons ATGAAATCGCAG AAGATGTGGGTGGTCATTTTGGCAGTCGTTTTCTCCGACGCTTTTGCCGCACCGATGGCGGTGACAACGGTGAAGCCGCAAACGACTCCCGCTAACCCAGGACTAGAAGTCCAGGAACTGATTATCTTGCGTGATTACTACAAAAACAAACCGGCGGATTCAGAGAactcaaaaaaggaaaaagctcAGAAATTGAAGGAGTATGAAGACAGACTTGCACCCAAACAGGCCAATTTGTATAATCTAGCGTACGCTGCTTATCTCTTAAATCCGAAATATG ATATTAGCCTGTATTCGACTGACCCGTTTTCAAAAGAGAATGCAACCGGTGAATTTCCTGCCATCCAAAAATACAAagacaaaattaattattaccaAGACAAGTGTCCATTCCAGTTTAAGGGGAATTATTTGCTGGCTAGAGATATGGGTATGGACGTCGAGTTCAAACAAGATGGCTCTCCCTACGGTACTCCCGTATTTGGGCAGTTTGGAAAGGCCCAAGCCTTTTACAACGATCTTTGGGCGAAGCGAAATTTGCCGTACACGATGGACGAGTACC CAATCTTGCGTGATCATTGGCAAAAACTGTTGAACCAACGTATAGAGCTGGACAAAACTAGGAAACCGAGCCAAGCCGAGCTTTTGGCGTACGACAAATATCTCAAAGGCCCAGAGCCAAAAGGGG GTTTCACTTTGCCATTCTGGATTCCCCCCACGCCCCCGCCAAAGAAATGGGTTTCGGTGGAATATTTTTGCGGAGGTGGCAAGGGAGGTGGAAATTGGTGCACGAAATGGGTGTGGCAGTGA
- the LOC124313280 gene encoding uncharacterized protein LOC124313280 isoform X2 yields MKSQMWVVILAVVFSDAFAAPMAVTTVKPQTTPANPGLEVQELIILRDYYKNKPADSENSKKEKAQKLKEYEDRLAPKQANLYNLAYAAYLLNPKYDISLYSTDPFSKENATGEFPAIQKYKDKINYYQDKCPFQFKGNYLLARDMGMDVEFKQDGSPYGTPVFGQFGKAQAFYNDLWAKRNLPYTMDEYPILRDHWQKLLNQRIELDKTRKPSQAELLAYDKYLKGPEPKGGFTLPFWIPPTPPPKKWVSVEYFCGGGKGGGNWCTKWVWQ; encoded by the exons ATGAAATCGCAG ATGTGGGTGGTCATTTTGGCAGTCGTTTTCTCCGACGCTTTTGCCGCACCGATGGCGGTGACAACGGTGAAGCCGCAAACGACTCCCGCTAACCCAGGACTAGAAGTCCAGGAACTGATTATCTTGCGTGATTACTACAAAAACAAACCGGCGGATTCAGAGAactcaaaaaaggaaaaagctcAGAAATTGAAGGAGTATGAAGACAGACTTGCACCCAAACAGGCCAATTTGTATAATCTAGCGTACGCTGCTTATCTCTTAAATCCGAAATATG ATATTAGCCTGTATTCGACTGACCCGTTTTCAAAAGAGAATGCAACCGGTGAATTTCCTGCCATCCAAAAATACAAagacaaaattaattattaccaAGACAAGTGTCCATTCCAGTTTAAGGGGAATTATTTGCTGGCTAGAGATATGGGTATGGACGTCGAGTTCAAACAAGATGGCTCTCCCTACGGTACTCCCGTATTTGGGCAGTTTGGAAAGGCCCAAGCCTTTTACAACGATCTTTGGGCGAAGCGAAATTTGCCGTACACGATGGACGAGTACC CAATCTTGCGTGATCATTGGCAAAAACTGTTGAACCAACGTATAGAGCTGGACAAAACTAGGAAACCGAGCCAAGCCGAGCTTTTGGCGTACGACAAATATCTCAAAGGCCCAGAGCCAAAAGGGG GTTTCACTTTGCCATTCTGGATTCCCCCCACGCCCCCGCCAAAGAAATGGGTTTCGGTGGAATATTTTTGCGGAGGTGGCAAGGGAGGTGGAAATTGGTGCACGAAATGGGTGTGGCAGTGA